The following coding sequences are from one Desulfosporosinus orientis DSM 765 window:
- a CDS encoding ABC transporter substrate-binding protein, with amino-acid sequence MVRMVGTKKTLLKLGSMLLVTALLASGCGSKGDTKTEEKPIKVGIIDTYTGGAAVYASDSLDGFKLAIKEIAENGGPKIEYVTRDDEFKPDKSTSWAKELVMREEVDFLAGTTNSAGSLAVSQYAKETKVPFIVWGGMSDKITGESGHRYVFSTLPNTAIIGKAGAVQLSKTDYQKVWLAGSDYEYGHSVINNLWKNLTDLKPGVEKMGESWWRVGETDFTPYINAIRSAKPDVLVVGTGGADMVAFMKAVKATGLIQDVPVWAHTSYDPATLRPLGDQAPEGVMGTNPYLSTYPDTPENKAFVEAFKKEYNREPAAFALYGYMGGKFLGEAIAKAGSTDREKIIDAMEGLTIDTPVGKATMRKEDHQVAIPMSYGVVAKVDGVFTAKDLHTLSSEEIMPPIDEILKARSK; translated from the coding sequence ATGGTTAGAATGGTAGGAACAAAAAAAACACTCCTTAAATTGGGTTCTATGCTGTTAGTTACTGCATTATTAGCTTCGGGCTGCGGGAGCAAGGGAGACACTAAAACAGAAGAAAAACCCATAAAAGTTGGAATAATCGATACTTACACCGGAGGCGCTGCTGTATATGCCAGTGACTCTCTGGATGGCTTTAAGCTGGCAATTAAAGAAATAGCTGAAAATGGCGGCCCAAAAATTGAATATGTTACTCGTGATGATGAGTTTAAACCGGATAAATCAACCAGTTGGGCTAAAGAATTAGTTATGCGTGAAGAAGTGGACTTTTTAGCAGGAACAACGAATAGCGCCGGATCACTGGCCGTCTCCCAGTATGCTAAAGAAACAAAAGTTCCTTTTATCGTCTGGGGCGGAATGAGTGACAAAATCACGGGAGAATCAGGTCACCGCTATGTTTTCAGTACCTTGCCGAATACAGCAATTATCGGTAAAGCCGGTGCGGTTCAGCTTTCTAAGACGGACTACCAAAAAGTTTGGTTAGCCGGAAGCGATTATGAATATGGTCACTCAGTCATTAATAACCTTTGGAAAAACCTCACCGATCTTAAGCCGGGAGTCGAAAAGATGGGAGAATCCTGGTGGCGTGTCGGAGAAACTGATTTCACTCCCTACATTAATGCCATTCGCAGTGCTAAACCGGATGTACTGGTGGTTGGAACCGGAGGAGCAGATATGGTAGCTTTCATGAAAGCCGTTAAAGCGACGGGTTTAATCCAAGATGTACCTGTTTGGGCTCACACCAGCTACGATCCTGCTACCCTCAGACCGTTAGGAGACCAGGCTCCGGAAGGGGTCATGGGAACCAATCCTTACCTAAGCACTTATCCGGATACTCCGGAAAACAAAGCCTTTGTTGAAGCCTTTAAAAAGGAATACAATCGTGAACCTGCAGCTTTTGCTTTATATGGTTACATGGGAGGCAAGTTCTTAGGTGAAGCAATTGCCAAAGCGGGAAGCACGGATCGAGAGAAAATTATTGACGCTATGGAAGGCTTAACCATTGATACTCCGGTAGGAAAAGCAACCATGCGTAAAGAGGATCATCAAGTGGCAATTCCTATGTCTTACGGGGTTGTCGCCAAAGTAGATGGGGTATTCACTGCCAAAGACCTTCATACCTTAAGTTCTGAAGAAATTATGCCCCCAATTGACGAAATCCTAAAAGCTAGATCTAAATAG
- a CDS encoding metallophosphoesterase family protein has protein sequence MEKIAIISDIHGNMPALEAVHNDIDARGIQRVFCLGDLAGKGPNPAETVDEIREWCEVVIKGNWDYYLSEQSGHEVLMWHQNRLGVERLNYLKKLPIYQEFYISGRLLRLCHASPNDLFHRVYLSTEKNQRLQLFEATPTLKAEADVVGYGDIHGAHIDHFEGKTIFNVGSVGNPLDISQASYGIIEGNLNDKQCGPFTISLVRVPYNIELAVAQAELTNMPEKQDYIDELRTGIYRGLKHKL, from the coding sequence ATGGAAAAAATTGCAATTATTTCAGATATTCATGGAAATATGCCGGCCTTAGAAGCAGTGCATAATGACATTGATGCCAGAGGTATTCAAAGAGTTTTTTGTCTGGGCGATTTAGCCGGAAAAGGGCCTAATCCCGCAGAGACTGTCGATGAAATTCGAGAATGGTGTGAGGTTGTTATTAAAGGCAATTGGGACTATTATTTGTCTGAGCAATCGGGGCATGAAGTCTTAATGTGGCATCAGAATCGATTGGGAGTTGAGAGACTGAACTATCTAAAAAAGCTTCCCATCTATCAAGAATTTTATATCAGCGGCAGATTGCTAAGACTGTGTCATGCTTCCCCAAATGATTTGTTTCATAGGGTTTATCTTTCTACGGAAAAAAATCAGCGCCTGCAGTTGTTTGAAGCCACGCCGACCCTTAAGGCTGAAGCGGATGTCGTCGGATATGGGGATATACATGGCGCCCATATTGATCATTTCGAGGGAAAGACCATTTTTAATGTCGGCAGTGTCGGTAACCCCCTTGATATATCGCAAGCTTCCTATGGGATTATTGAAGGGAATCTAAACGATAAACAATGTGGACCCTTTACAATATCTCTTGTGAGAGTACCTTATAACATTGAATTGGCAGTAGCTCAAGCAGAATTGACGAATATGCCGGAGAAACAAGATTATATTGATGAATTAAGAACAGGGATTTATAGAGGATTAAAGCATAAATTGTGA
- a CDS encoding branched-chain amino acid ABC transporter permease encodes MDFATLASQLFIGLSRGMIFFIVSAGLTLIFGVLRITNFAHGALYMIGAFLAYSVSTLLGQGPYGFWLALLAAPLIVMLVSLVIERGLLRFIYNRDHLIQMLLTYSLVLIAGDLVKILWGTEYKSMNIPKVLRGSFDLWGASFPWYNAFLLLVGPIVALGLWLFLSKTHLGKICRATATDREMVDVLGINSTKVFAMVFAIGGWLAGLGGALIAPTTTISMGMDSSIIIYAFLIVVIGGLGNIWGALISSIIMGVGEAFGILFLPSIAIIIPYIIAGILLILRPSGLLKSAW; translated from the coding sequence ATGGATTTTGCCACACTTGCAAGTCAATTATTTATTGGCCTAAGCAGAGGAATGATTTTCTTTATCGTCTCTGCAGGACTCACACTTATCTTTGGCGTCTTAAGAATTACAAATTTTGCCCACGGAGCCCTCTATATGATTGGAGCATTTTTAGCCTATTCCGTCTCTACACTTTTAGGTCAGGGACCCTATGGTTTTTGGCTTGCCTTGCTGGCCGCACCGCTTATCGTTATGTTGGTGAGCCTAGTTATTGAACGAGGACTGCTTCGATTTATCTATAACCGGGATCATCTAATTCAAATGCTTTTGACATATTCTCTGGTGCTCATTGCCGGGGACCTAGTTAAAATACTTTGGGGAACCGAGTATAAGTCCATGAATATACCTAAAGTATTGAGGGGTTCCTTTGATCTCTGGGGCGCTTCCTTTCCCTGGTATAATGCCTTCCTTCTGCTGGTAGGCCCTATTGTAGCCCTTGGCTTATGGCTATTCTTATCCAAAACCCACCTGGGCAAGATCTGCCGTGCTACTGCCACTGACCGGGAAATGGTGGATGTACTAGGTATTAACAGCACTAAAGTGTTTGCCATGGTCTTTGCCATAGGTGGCTGGTTAGCCGGTTTAGGAGGAGCACTAATCGCTCCGACAACCACTATTTCAATGGGAATGGACTCCAGTATAATAATTTACGCTTTTTTGATCGTTGTCATAGGTGGTTTGGGAAATATCTGGGGCGCTTTGATTAGCTCCATCATTATGGGGGTCGGAGAAGCCTTTGGAATTCTCTTTCTGCCAAGCATTGCCATCATAATTCCCTATATTATTGCTGGTATTCTTCTTATCCTGCGACCCTCAGGTCTACTCAAATCCGCCTGGTAA
- a CDS encoding glutaredoxin family protein, whose translation MKNVTIFTNNTUPYCSAAKKFLSQNSIPFVEKNISSDEEALMELQRRNVTSVPTFLVGDETVIGFNKEKLMALVH comes from the coding sequence ATGAAAAACGTAACCATTTTTACTAATAATACCTGACCGTATTGTTCAGCAGCGAAGAAGTTTCTTTCGCAAAACAGTATTCCATTTGTTGAGAAGAATATTAGTTCGGATGAAGAAGCTCTAATGGAACTCCAACGCAGAAATGTAACCAGTGTTCCCACTTTTTTGGTGGGAGATGAAACTGTGATAGGCTTTAATAAAGAAAAGTTAATGGCTCTTGTACATTAA
- a CDS encoding phosphodiester glycosidase family protein, which yields MRTRIKKSIRMSLAFLCFNFIFASILAPFFIFWGPFQALKTVAIGSVFNSRHPQVVQLFLSQSEIDRILNLNNSPQTRVEKVIAQTKVTDTSPEITVEDIQGPSFRGKVMLIKDPKRVKLVVTRKLGAYGEKVSSMVKDLGAIAGINAGGFYDPDGKGNGAFPDGLTVQNGEVVHNNVGNRAVNIVGFDDQGTLISETMTANQLMEHHILQAVTFGPNLIIDGKPAILGDGGWGIAPRTGIGQRADGTVIFVVIDGRQPTWSLGATLRDLMNVFYNYGAVTAVNLDGGSSSVFVYKDLIMNRPCSVFGERYVPTAFIVTPKITSP from the coding sequence ATGAGAACAAGAATTAAAAAAAGCATAAGAATGTCATTGGCATTTTTATGCTTTAATTTCATATTTGCATCAATTCTTGCTCCATTTTTCATCTTTTGGGGACCATTTCAAGCATTAAAAACTGTAGCCATTGGTTCCGTTTTCAATTCTCGACATCCCCAAGTTGTCCAGCTTTTTCTATCACAATCAGAGATAGACCGTATTTTGAACCTCAATAACTCTCCGCAAACAAGAGTCGAAAAAGTTATTGCTCAGACAAAGGTAACCGATACCAGTCCGGAAATTACTGTAGAAGACATACAAGGTCCAAGCTTTCGAGGCAAAGTGATGCTGATCAAAGACCCCAAACGGGTAAAACTGGTGGTAACAAGAAAACTTGGAGCTTATGGGGAAAAAGTCAGCAGTATGGTAAAGGATCTGGGGGCTATAGCCGGTATTAATGCCGGAGGATTTTATGACCCTGACGGTAAAGGAAACGGGGCATTCCCCGATGGCTTAACTGTTCAGAACGGTGAAGTCGTTCATAACAATGTTGGAAATCGGGCTGTCAACATCGTAGGATTTGATGATCAAGGAACATTAATTAGTGAAACAATGACCGCCAATCAACTAATGGAACACCATATTCTCCAAGCTGTTACCTTCGGGCCAAATCTTATTATAGACGGCAAACCCGCAATCTTGGGTGACGGAGGCTGGGGAATTGCTCCTAGGACAGGTATTGGCCAAAGGGCAGATGGTACAGTAATTTTTGTTGTCATAGACGGTCGTCAGCCGACATGGAGTTTGGGCGCAACTTTACGGGACCTGATGAATGTCTTTTATAACTATGGCGCAGTTACAGCAGTCAATCTCGATGGAGGTTCTTCTTCGGTATTTGTTTATAAAGACTTAATCATGAATCGTCCATGCAGTGTTTTTGGTGAACGTTATGTACCGACTGCATTTATTGTAACCCCTAAAATAACAAGCCCATAA
- a CDS encoding S1C family serine protease, with protein MDEEILSEHNDNNNLSDQTVNTEQKAESTYFVQQPIAKDKPKRKLAAIAGICLISAVVGGLTTVAAVPYIYPDKTSAPLQTANTSYTQVSNLSSSSTDFPVEAIAKNVGPAVVGVANFQSSRGFSFDSNLQEVGSGSGFIIDAKKGYIATNNHVIEGAQKITVSLSDGRTVDAKLIGADPRTDLAVLQISDTSNLTAVTIGDSSKVQVGESVVAIGNPGGDEFARSVTTGVISATNRNLDLQGEASYNLIQTDAAINPGNSGGPLVNYQGQVIGINSAKYAQTGFEGMGFAIPISDAMPTLQQLIDTGVAKHPALLVTTDDQYNDYAKVNSKPQGAYISGVQLNGPAGKAGIQRGDIITKVDNVQIQNSSDLVRELYKHKVNEKVSITFIRDGQTKNVDVTLGELSST; from the coding sequence ATGGATGAGGAAATTCTTTCAGAACACAATGACAACAATAACCTATCGGATCAGACTGTAAATACCGAACAGAAAGCAGAGAGCACTTATTTTGTTCAGCAGCCAATTGCTAAAGATAAACCGAAAAGAAAACTAGCAGCAATTGCCGGTATTTGTTTAATTAGTGCTGTTGTCGGCGGACTTACAACTGTCGCCGCAGTACCATATATCTATCCGGATAAAACATCTGCACCACTGCAGACGGCCAATACTTCTTACACTCAAGTGTCAAATCTTTCTTCCAGCTCAACAGACTTTCCTGTAGAAGCTATTGCTAAGAACGTCGGACCTGCCGTCGTTGGAGTTGCTAATTTCCAATCGAGCCGAGGTTTCTCCTTTGACTCAAATCTTCAAGAGGTAGGCAGCGGATCCGGTTTTATCATTGATGCCAAAAAAGGCTATATTGCCACCAATAACCATGTAATTGAAGGTGCTCAAAAAATTACCGTCAGCTTAAGTGATGGACGTACAGTAGATGCTAAACTGATTGGCGCTGATCCACGAACGGATCTTGCCGTTTTACAAATTTCCGATACATCTAATCTTACGGCAGTTACCATTGGTGATTCCTCAAAAGTCCAAGTAGGAGAGTCTGTAGTAGCCATTGGCAATCCTGGCGGAGATGAATTTGCCCGTTCCGTAACAACAGGCGTCATTTCTGCAACTAATCGAAATCTTGACCTTCAGGGAGAGGCAAGTTATAACCTGATTCAAACAGATGCTGCCATCAATCCCGGCAATAGCGGCGGACCCCTTGTGAATTATCAAGGCCAGGTTATTGGTATCAATTCCGCTAAATACGCACAAACAGGTTTTGAAGGAATGGGTTTTGCAATCCCAATTTCCGATGCAATGCCAACCCTGCAGCAGTTAATTGATACAGGCGTTGCCAAACATCCGGCTCTATTAGTCACTACGGATGACCAATATAATGATTACGCTAAAGTTAACAGCAAACCACAGGGAGCCTATATTTCCGGCGTTCAACTGAACGGACCCGCAGGAAAAGCTGGCATCCAGAGAGGTGACATTATTACCAAGGTTGACAATGTTCAAATTCAAAACTCATCAGACCTTGTCCGGGAGCTTTATAAGCATAAAGTTAACGAAAAAGTTTCCATAACATTTATAAGAGACGGACAAACGAAAAATGTTGATGTAACATTAGGAGAACTCTCTTCAACTTAA
- a CDS encoding 2-hydroxyacid dehydrogenase — MNRWNVYVTNEIPKPALDMLEEYCNIEVNRTGEVLSKPVLLEKVKGRDAVLCLLTDPIDAEVMDAARGAKIFANYAVGYNNIDVSAATERGILVSNTPGVLTDTTAEMAWALLFSVARRVVESDKYSRMGKYKSWGPMLFLGQDVIGKTVGVIGAGRIGLSFAKRAKAFDMKVLYNSAKANLEFERETGGEFVSLETLLKESDFVSIHTPLLPATLHLIGEKELDLMKESAILINTSRGPVVDEAALVKALQTGKIWGAGLDVYEFEPEFTQGLLELDNAVVCPHIASATIDTRTKMGIIAVTNILAAMKGELPPNCLNPEVYSS, encoded by the coding sequence ATGAATCGCTGGAATGTTTATGTTACTAATGAAATACCTAAGCCTGCTCTCGACATGCTTGAAGAGTACTGCAACATAGAAGTTAACCGAACAGGTGAAGTTCTCTCCAAACCCGTTCTATTAGAAAAAGTTAAAGGCCGGGATGCTGTTTTATGTCTGCTTACTGATCCTATTGATGCTGAGGTAATGGATGCCGCCAGAGGAGCAAAAATTTTTGCCAACTATGCTGTCGGTTATAATAACATAGATGTTTCAGCTGCAACAGAAAGAGGTATTTTAGTTTCTAATACACCTGGAGTACTTACGGATACGACAGCAGAAATGGCATGGGCTTTATTATTTTCAGTGGCCCGAAGGGTTGTTGAATCTGACAAATACTCAAGGATGGGCAAATATAAGAGTTGGGGCCCCATGCTCTTTCTTGGTCAAGATGTCATTGGCAAAACCGTCGGAGTAATAGGGGCGGGAAGAATCGGCTTATCCTTTGCTAAAAGGGCAAAAGCTTTTGACATGAAAGTTCTCTATAACAGTGCAAAAGCTAACCTCGAATTTGAAAGGGAAACAGGGGGGGAATTTGTAAGCCTGGAAACTCTTCTTAAAGAATCAGACTTCGTATCCATCCACACTCCTCTGCTCCCAGCTACCCTTCATTTAATAGGAGAAAAAGAATTAGATCTTATGAAGGAAAGCGCAATTCTCATCAACACTTCCCGTGGTCCCGTTGTTGATGAAGCTGCTCTGGTTAAGGCTCTGCAAACAGGCAAAATCTGGGGAGCCGGTCTGGATGTTTACGAATTTGAACCAGAGTTTACACAAGGTCTGTTGGAACTGGACAATGCTGTCGTTTGTCCTCATATTGCCAGCGCTACCATTGATACTAGAACTAAAATGGGAATTATTGCTGTCACTAATATCTTAGCAGCCATGAAAGGGGAACTCCCCCCCAACTGTTTAAACCCTGAAGTCTATTCATCTTAG
- a CDS encoding pyridoxal phosphate-dependent aminotransferase — MKNIFADRMALLGTETAFEVLAKAKKLEAQGKDVVHLEIGEPDFDTPKNIIDAACLALTGGYTHYTPAPGIPEVRETIANYIRNHKKVDASPEDVVIVPGGKPIMFFSIMATVNPGDEVIYPNPGFPIYESVIRFVGGTPVPIPLREENQFRLDVGELARLITPKTKMLIINSPGNPTGGVLTGDDVKAIAELVRGKDILVLSDEIYDRIVYSDTPLLSIASLPDMKDWTIILDGFSKTYAMTGWRLGYGVMHPDIAARIAQLMVNSNSCTSAFTQMAGKEALTGPQDDIDKMVAEFKNRRDIMVNGLNSIPGVSCLLPEGSFYVFPNFKSFGKDCKEIADYLLNDAGVACLGGTAFGAYGEGYLRFSYANSVANIEKALNRIETSLGKLK, encoded by the coding sequence ATGAAAAATATATTTGCTGATAGAATGGCCCTTCTCGGTACTGAAACTGCCTTTGAAGTTTTGGCCAAGGCAAAAAAGTTAGAAGCTCAAGGTAAGGATGTTGTCCATCTGGAAATCGGTGAGCCGGATTTTGATACTCCTAAAAATATTATTGATGCAGCTTGTTTGGCTTTAACCGGCGGATATACACACTATACCCCCGCTCCCGGTATTCCGGAAGTCCGGGAGACCATTGCCAACTATATCCGTAATCATAAAAAAGTAGACGCTTCCCCTGAAGATGTCGTTATCGTCCCAGGCGGTAAGCCCATTATGTTTTTTTCCATTATGGCAACCGTTAATCCCGGCGATGAAGTGATTTATCCTAACCCGGGTTTCCCCATTTATGAATCTGTGATTCGCTTTGTCGGCGGAACCCCAGTACCCATTCCCTTACGCGAAGAAAACCAGTTCCGATTAGATGTCGGCGAACTCGCCAGATTAATAACACCTAAAACAAAAATGCTGATTATTAATTCCCCAGGAAATCCTACCGGCGGAGTTCTGACCGGCGATGATGTTAAAGCAATTGCTGAGTTAGTGAGAGGGAAAGATATTCTGGTTCTTTCTGATGAAATCTATGACCGCATTGTTTATAGTGATACTCCCCTCCTTTCCATTGCCTCATTGCCGGATATGAAAGACTGGACGATTATCCTGGATGGGTTCTCAAAAACCTACGCCATGACAGGCTGGCGCTTAGGTTATGGCGTCATGCACCCTGACATTGCAGCACGAATTGCTCAGCTAATGGTTAATTCTAACTCCTGTACATCTGCCTTTACACAAATGGCTGGAAAGGAAGCCCTTACAGGACCTCAAGATGATATTGACAAAATGGTTGCTGAATTTAAAAACCGCCGGGATATCATGGTTAATGGCTTAAATTCTATTCCAGGAGTTAGTTGCCTTTTGCCGGAAGGATCCTTTTATGTATTTCCCAATTTTAAATCCTTTGGCAAAGACTGCAAGGAGATCGCCGATTACCTTTTAAATGACGCCGGTGTAGCATGTTTAGGAGGTACTGCTTTCGGCGCTTATGGCGAAGGCTACCTTCGTTTCTCCTATGCAAATTCAGTAGCAAACATCGAGAAAGCTTTAAACCGTATTGAAACGTCTTTAGGCAAGCTAAAATAG
- a CDS encoding carbon-nitrogen hydrolase family protein: MLRIALCQMLVTANKQENLDQAALMLEKAARDGAQLAVLPEMFNCPYDIHCFRDYAETIPSGETTVRLAELAQAHKLFLVGGSIPELAGELLYNTCVVFNPRGEIIVKHQKVHLFDVCVKNGIKFTESEVLAPGNSATIFETPWGKFGVEICYDIRFPELTRKMAKNGANVVFVPAAFNMTTGPAHWELLFCSRALDNQIFMLGGSPARDSQSSYVAYGHSLAVDPWGQVMAQLDEKPGILLVDLDLAQINETREAIPVWRQRREDLY, encoded by the coding sequence ATGCTTAGAATTGCTTTATGTCAGATGCTCGTTACGGCAAATAAGCAAGAAAACCTGGACCAAGCTGCACTCATGCTGGAGAAAGCTGCAAGAGATGGTGCTCAGCTTGCAGTATTGCCTGAAATGTTTAACTGCCCCTATGACATTCATTGTTTCCGGGATTATGCTGAAACTATCCCTTCTGGAGAAACTACAGTTCGTCTGGCAGAACTGGCTCAAGCCCATAAACTATTCCTAGTAGGTGGTTCAATCCCTGAATTAGCAGGAGAACTTCTATACAACACCTGTGTTGTGTTCAACCCCAGAGGTGAGATAATTGTCAAACATCAAAAAGTCCACCTGTTTGATGTTTGTGTCAAAAACGGTATTAAATTCACGGAATCGGAAGTTTTAGCCCCAGGAAACAGTGCTACAATCTTTGAAACACCTTGGGGAAAATTCGGGGTAGAAATATGCTACGATATCCGATTTCCTGAATTAACGAGAAAAATGGCTAAAAATGGGGCCAATGTAGTCTTTGTACCGGCTGCTTTTAATATGACCACCGGTCCGGCACACTGGGAATTATTATTTTGCAGCAGAGCCCTTGACAATCAGATTTTTATGCTGGGGGGTTCCCCGGCCCGTGATTCCCAATCATCCTATGTTGCTTATGGCCATTCCTTAGCAGTCGACCCTTGGGGGCAAGTCATGGCTCAATTGGACGAAAAACCTGGAATTTTACTAGTAGATCTGGATTTAGCACAAATCAATGAAACCAGAGAAGCAATCCCCGTGTGGAGACAGCGTCGGGAAGATTTGTATTAA
- a CDS encoding branched-chain amino acid ABC transporter permease encodes MSVNNMNLVKPSKGNFGLYLGFGFEAAGLLILFIAPTLLSQYYVYLLATVFTTALLATSLNLVLGYGGLLHLHHGVFYGIGAYTVAIVMTKTTWPFGVAVILAPLMSALIALVIGWFCVRLRGLYFGMLTLALGQLVWAIVYRWNALTNGDNGIHAIPVPDFLTSINSVYYTSLVVLVISLLILYLITKSPFGLTLLATRDNPVRSESIGINVKRHRLIAFVIAGFFAGIAGVLFVLVERSVAPSLLFWSDSAEVLIMCLMGGLTVFMGPTLGAGILVLLSMIVGLYTEYWLLVLGLLLLILVLFLPQGILGYLMEIYNKRRDMRGEN; translated from the coding sequence ATGTCCGTTAACAATATGAATTTAGTTAAGCCTTCCAAAGGAAACTTTGGTTTGTATTTAGGCTTTGGCTTCGAAGCAGCTGGATTACTGATACTTTTCATAGCCCCCACCTTACTGTCCCAATACTATGTTTACCTATTGGCTACGGTTTTCACTACCGCATTACTGGCCACTAGTTTAAATCTTGTTTTGGGATACGGCGGCCTTCTCCATTTGCATCACGGCGTATTCTATGGTATAGGCGCCTATACCGTAGCAATTGTAATGACTAAAACAACCTGGCCCTTTGGAGTAGCTGTCATCCTGGCTCCCCTGATGTCTGCACTCATTGCCTTAGTGATCGGATGGTTTTGTGTACGTCTAAGAGGACTCTATTTCGGAATGCTCACTCTCGCTTTGGGGCAATTGGTCTGGGCCATTGTCTACCGCTGGAACGCTCTGACAAATGGAGACAACGGAATTCACGCCATTCCTGTTCCGGACTTTCTAACTTCTATTAATTCCGTGTATTACACCAGTCTTGTAGTACTGGTCATCTCTCTCCTAATTCTTTATTTAATCACCAAATCTCCTTTTGGACTTACCCTGCTGGCAACGCGAGATAACCCCGTTCGCTCTGAAAGCATAGGCATTAATGTTAAAAGGCATCGCTTAATAGCCTTTGTTATTGCCGGATTCTTTGCCGGCATTGCCGGAGTCTTATTTGTTCTGGTTGAGCGTTCAGTTGCCCCCTCTTTGTTGTTTTGGAGCGACTCCGCAGAGGTTTTAATCATGTGTCTCATGGGAGGACTCACAGTCTTTATGGGACCAACCCTCGGTGCCGGAATTCTGGTTCTCTTGTCTATGATTGTCGGACTTTACACAGAATACTGGCTCCTTGTTTTGGGTCTGCTGCTGCTAATCCTTGTGCTATTCTTACCTCAAGGTATTCTTGGATATCTAATGGAGATTTATAACAAACGCCGAGATATGAGAGGAGAAAATTAA